The genomic window GGAATCTGGCGATAAAACTGATCGAGGAGTTGCGGCAATCGCGGCATAATCTCCTTTCGCGTCAAGTCGGTGACCAGCAGACGCACGCCGCAGTTGATGTCATAGCCCACACCGCCGGGGGAGATCACGCCCTCATCGAGATCAAAGGCCGCCACGCCGCCGATGGGAAAACCATAGCCCCAGTGGATGTCGGGCATGGCAAGGGAGTAGGAAAGGATGCCAGGCAGCCAGGCCACCTGGGCGGCCTGCTCTGCAGCGTGGTCCTTGAGAATGTCGGGGATCATTTTACTGGAAGCGTAGATGCGCGCCGGCACGCGCATTCTGCCCTGTTGAGGGATTTCGTATAAATAGTCGCAAAGTTGGATGAGGGGTTCAGCCATAGCGCTCATCACCTACACGTCGAAATAAGCTCGTGCCTCCCAGGTGCGGTCGGCCTGTTGCTGCACCAATATGTTGTGATACGTCACCGCTTTGATTTCCGTAAGCCATGACGTTCGTGCGGCATCGACGGCAGCGCCTCGCACCGTGCAACTAAAATGATCCGTGGTCAGAACCGCGTCGCAGCAGTCCAGGAACAGCACCTTCTTAATCTGCAGTAGATAATTGAGTTCGGAAAGCCAATTCACCAGCAACTGCTCATAATCTGTAAAGGCGATGCAGACAGGAACCATCGCCTCGCCGGCGGCGGGCGGATTTTCCACCACGATCTGCATCATCGCCCGGCCGGCGCCAACC from bacterium includes these protein-coding regions:
- a CDS encoding archease; translated protein: MNSRIQILDHTADIGIRVQADSLQALLVGAGRAMMQIVVENPPAAGEAMVPVCIAFTDYEQLLVNWLSELNYLLQIKKVLFLDCCDAVLTTDHFSCTVRGAAVDAARTSWLTEIKAVTYHNILVQQQADRTWEARAYFDV